Sequence from the Rhodanobacter sp. genome:
GCTGACCCGCCGCCTGCTGCTGGGCGTGGACTGGCAGGTGCAGAACACGGTCGAGCGCATCGCGCCGGCCAACGGCGGCTTCAGCCTCAGCCTGCCATTGCTGCCCGGCGAGCATCCGCAGGGCGACGGCGCGCTGGTGAAGAACGGCCGCATCGACATCACCTTCAACGCAGGCGTCGACCAGGTGCGCTGGACGAGTCGGCTGGACCACGCCGCCAGACTCGCGCTCACGGCACCGGCGCTGGGCGAGCGCGCGGAAGTGTGGGAAGTGTTCGCCGCGCCGATGTGGCACGTCGATGCGCAAGGCGTGCCGACCAGCGCCAGCGACAACGGCCTGCGCTTCCAACCGCTGCCTGGCGAAACCCTTACGCTCGGCTTCAGCCAGCCGGCCGCGGTCGACGGCGGCAGCCTCGCCTTCGACAGTGTGTCCGTGCAGAGCAGCGTGGGCGAGCGCAGTACCGAGACCACGCTCGCGCTCAGTGCGCGCAGCACGCGCGGCGGCGAACACGCGATCGCGTTGCCGGCCGGCACGGAGCTGCTGGAGGCGAGCCGCGACGGCGAGCCGGTGAACCTTGCGGTGCGCAACGGCAAGCTCGGCCTGCCGCTGCTGCCCGGCACGCACGACTACCGCGTGCGGTTGCGCGAGCCGCATGGAGTGGCGCTGCGCGCTACCACGCCGTCGTTCGCGCTGGATGCGCCGGCGGCGAACATCCGCAGCGAACTCGACCTGCCGCAGGATCGCTGGGTGCTGTGGACGTGGGGGCCGACCACCGGCCCGGCGGTGCTGTACTGGTCGCAACTGGCGGTGCTGTTGCTGGTCGCGTGGCTGCTCGGCCGCTACGCGCCGTCGCCGCTGCGTTTCCGCCACTGGCTGCTGCTGGGGCTGGGCTTCTCCGCCTTCGCCTGGGGCGCGTTCGCGCTGGTGGCGGCGTGGCTGATCCTCACCGGCGTGCGCGCGCGCTGGACGCCGGCGGAAGCGTTGCCGGCGGTGCGGTTCAATCTTGCACAGGCCGGCCTGGCCGTACTCACCGCGTTCGCGCTGCTCGCGCTGGTGGCGGCGGTACCCAAGGGGCTGCTCGGCGTGCCCGACATGCACGTGGCCGGCAACGGTTCCGGCGCGTGGCAGCTGCGCTGGTTCGCCGACCAGAGCAACGGCGTCTTGCCTGTCGGCGGTGCAATCAGCGTATCGCTGTGGTTCTACAAGCTGGCGATGCTGGCCTGGGCGCTCTGGCTGGCCTTCGCGCTGATCGGGTGGCTGCAGTGGGCCTTCGCCGCATGGACGCATGGCGGCCACTGGCGCCGCCGCGAAGCGAAGAAGGAGCCGCCTTCGCTGCCGCCGCCGCCGGAGGAGCCGTCGCGTGGCTGACGTGCGCACGGCGCTGGCTGCAGCCACGGCTCGCCTGGGCGCACGCGTCGATGCCGAGGCGTTGCTGCTGCACGTGCTCGGCCAGTCGCGCAGCTGGTTGTTCGCGCATGCGGACGATGCGCTGGATTTGGACGTCCAGACGGCTTTCGAAGCGTTGGTGGAGCGGCGCGCGGCGGGCGAGCCGGTGGCCTACCTCACCGGCCGGCGCGGCTTCTGGACGCTGGAGCTGGAAGTGACGCCGGCCACCTTGATCCCGCGCGCGGAGACCGAGCTGCTGGTGGAACTGGCGCTGGAACGCCTGCCGCGCGACGCGGCCAGCCGCGTGGCCGATCTGGGAACCGGCAGCGGCGCGATCGCCCTCGCCATTGCCTGCGAACGCCCGCAGGCGCATGTCGTCGCCAGCGACGCGAGTGCCGAGGCGCTGGCAGTGGCGCGCCGCAACGCGCAACGGCACGGCATCGCCAACGTGCGCTTCGCCCTCGGCGACTGGCTGGCGCCGCTGGCGGGCGAACGCTTCGCGCTGATCGCTTCCAATCCGCCGTACATCGAAGCCTCCGATCCGCATCTCGCGCGCGGCGACCTGCGCCACGAGCCGCTTTCCGCGCTGGCTTCGGGCCTCGATGGCCTGGACGACATCCGGCGCATCGTCGTCGATGCGGGCGCATGTCTTGAACCCGGCGGTTGGCTGTTGTTCGAACACGGCTGGAACCAGGGCGATGCCGTGCGCGCCCTGCTCGTCGCGGCCGGTTACGCCGAAGTGTTCACCGCGCGCGATCTGGAATCGCGCGACCGGGTCAGCGGCGGGCGGCGTAGCACGCGCAGCGGCTAAACCGCGGATTCGCGAATGCGTGAGGCTGGTTCCCGGCCATCTGGCGTTCATGTGGATTAACGCGAACGGACCGCAGTTTTAATCGGTCCTGACCGCCATCGCGGGCTTTCACGATCGTCTAACCGTCCGCCCCCTATCACTGGATTCGCCTTCGCTCGCCGTGTGTGCATGCCCGGCGAAAGCCAAGGCGCCAGCAGTCCGCTGGCTGACCGTCGAGACCGACGTGCGGCAACGAGCCGATGTCCGGAACGATGGTCCATTCCATCCACAGATGCCGGAGGCACCGATGAAGACCATGACAACCCTGACCGCCCTCGCTTTTGCCGCGACCCTTGGCCTTGGCAGCTTCGCCATGCCGGCGCAAGCGCAAACCGCGGCAGGCGGCGAGCACGCGTCCAGCATGGCGCAGTCCGGCAGCGATGCGTGGATCACCACCAAGATCAAGACCGAACTGGCCGCCACCAAGGGCGTGCCGAGCACCGACATCTCGGTCGAGACCGTCGACGGCGTGGTGACCCTGACCGGTGTGCTGCCCACCAAGATCGACGTGAAGAAAGCCGTCGCCGCGGCCAAGAGCATCAAGGGCGTCAAGAGCGTGGACGACTCCGGCCTCAAGGTGAAGTGATCGCGGCACGCCACGCTAGCAGCAACGTTTGCCGGCACTCCGCCGGCTCCCCCTCCCCATCAAGAGAGACTGACATGAACGAGGATCGCATCAAGGGACAGTGGAAGCAGATTCACGGCAAGCTCAAGGCGCGCTGGGGCAAGTTGACCGACGACGACCTGAAGATCGCCGACGGCAACGCCGAGTACCTGGTGGGCAGGTTGCAGGAACGCTACGGCATCGCCAAGGACGAGGCCCAGAAGCAGATCAGGGAATTCGACCGCGGCCTGTAACCGGCCATCGTGCGCCGCCGCGAGCGGATGTTCCACTCGCGGCGGCCGCACGCTACCGCGGTACTGCCTTCGCGGCAGCCGCAGGCATCGCGCAAGGATGCCCGCGACGGCCGCACCCACGCGCGCAACAGGACACCGGAGTGCGCCCCATCATGGGAGAAGCCTATGCTTTATTACGCCATCGTCTTTCTGATCATCGCGCTGATCGCGGGGTTCTTCGGTTTTTTCGGCATTGCTGGCCTCGCCGCGAGCATCGCCAAGTTGCTGTTCATCGTCTTCATCGTCCTGTTCGTCCTGTCGCTGATCTTCGGCCGTCGCCGACGGCTGTGACGAGGGCCGTTCCGGTCTGAGGACTCGCGCAAAGGCCGCCGCTTCCCGGGTCCGGGGAGCGGCGGCCTTTGCATGCAGTCACGCGTGTTGCAATCACGCCGCGTGCCGCGGAGGACAGGCGCATCTTGCGCGCGGCCCGGCCTGGCGGGCTTGGGCATCTAGGGCGCGCACTGCGGGGCGGAAGGAACCCCGAAAGCGAGGCGGGTTCGCCGGGCGACTCAGCCGGCGCTGGCGAGATGGCTGCCTGCCGCTTGCGGAAAGCGCGTGAGGATGGCGTGGCGGATGCCCGGCAGGTCCAGCCCGGCCATGCTCAGCACTTCCTCGCGGCTGCCGTGTTCGAGGTAGGTATCGGGCAGGCCGAGGTGCAGGATCGGTTTCACGATGCCGCTGGCCGCCAGGCATTCGGCCACCGCGCTGCCGGCGCCGCCGGCGACGGCGTTGTCTTCCAGCGTGACGAAGGCGTCGTGGGTCCTGGCCAGCTCCACGATCAGCGCCTCGTCCAGCGGTTTCACGAAG
This genomic interval carries:
- the prmC gene encoding peptide chain release factor N(5)-glutamine methyltransferase, whose translation is MADVRTALAAATARLGARVDAEALLLHVLGQSRSWLFAHADDALDLDVQTAFEALVERRAAGEPVAYLTGRRGFWTLELEVTPATLIPRAETELLVELALERLPRDAASRVADLGTGSGAIALAIACERPQAHVVASDASAEALAVARRNAQRHGIANVRFALGDWLAPLAGERFALIASNPPYIEASDPHLARGDLRHEPLSALASGLDGLDDIRRIVVDAGACLEPGGWLLFEHGWNQGDAVRALLVAAGYAEVFTARDLESRDRVSGGRRSTRSG
- a CDS encoding BON domain-containing protein, translating into MKTMTTLTALAFAATLGLGSFAMPAQAQTAAGGEHASSMAQSGSDAWITTKIKTELAATKGVPSTDISVETVDGVVTLTGVLPTKIDVKKAVAAAKSIKGVKSVDDSGLKVK
- a CDS encoding CsbD family protein, translating into MNEDRIKGQWKQIHGKLKARWGKLTDDDLKIADGNAEYLVGRLQERYGIAKDEAQKQIREFDRGL